The sequence GTTAGAAGACCTTTATTTGTGGAAACTACTTCATTAAGATTTTCTTTTGTTTCAAAAATATCATCCTCATGAACCAATTTAAATAAATTTAAATTTTTATCATATATCATCTCACTGGTAATATTCATTCTTTTAAAAAATCTTTTATTTGCTCTTATTGTTGATAAATTTCCATTGGAATATTCCTGAACTGAAAGAACTGACATTTCACTTTCAAAAATTTTACTAAATTGAGAATTTGGATTTAATATCTCTTCTATCTCTATTAGAGGGATAAATTTATTTTTAAAATCATTACCTATATTTAAAATTTCTTTTTTATTTCTATTTTCAATTAAATATTTCTCAAAATCATCCTTTGGCATAGGTTTAGCAAAATAATATCCTTGACCATAGGTATATCCTATACTTTTCAGATAATTAACCTGCTCTATAGTTTCAACCCCTTCAACTATCAAAGATAAATCTAACCACTTTCCTAATCCCACAACAAAATTTAATATTCCTATATTGTTTTTTGTTTTTGATGAAGTTTCTAAAAATTTAATATCTAATTTTAAAATATCAATAGGTAACTCTTCTAGCATATTTAGAGAAGAATATCCACTACCAAAGTCATCCATTTCTATGTTAAACCCTATTTTTTTTAAATTTTTAACAACTGTTATTAATTGTTTAGAATTTTCTGTATAAGAGGTTTCTGTTATTTCTAAACTAATATATTCTATAGGTACTTCATATTTATTAATTATAACCATCATCATTTTTATTAAATTAGGATTATATATGTCAACTCTAGATAAATTAATTGAAATTCTTATTGGTTTTACACCTCTATCTATCCAATTTTTTAATTTAGAGCATACTTCCTCTAACACAAACATATCAATGTTTGTTATAAATCCATTTTTTTCAAATAATGGTATAAATCTATTTGGAGTTATAAATCCAAGGTCCTTGTGCACCCATCTAATCAAAGCTTCTGCTCCTACAACTTCCCCTGTTATTAAATTTGATTTTGGTTGTAAATATACTTTAAAATCTTTATTTTTTAAAGATTCTTCCATACAATTTAATAACTCTTGTTCTGCTTTAATTTTTTCTATTAACTTTTCATCATAGCGAGAATAAAGCATGTTGTATTTTCCCTTTATTGAATCTATTGCTAACTTAACTCTATCACACATGATGCTTATTGGAACTTTCTTATTATTTATTTGATATACTCCAAAATGTATTGAAATTTCTATATTTAAATTATATGCTTTTATTTCTCTTTCAATTTCATATAAAATATTTATATAATCTGCATCTCTATTTATAAATATATAAAATTGATCTGCTACAGCTCTAGAACATACAACTTCATAATCTCCGAATTTCTTTTCAATTAATTTAGCTATAAATTCTAATAACCTATCCCCTTCTTTCATTCCAAAAATATCATTAACTAATTTAAATCTTTCTATATTTAAACCTATCAAATCAAAATCAGCTTTTGAATCTTTTAAATATTTTTCCACATATCCAAAGAAAGCTTCCTTTGTATATAAATTTGTTAAACTATCTTTTTCTAAAGTATTTACTAATAAAGAATTTTGTATTAGTTCAATAATATTTTTAATTCTATGTTTTATTATTATTGGATTATATGGCTTAGGTAGAAAATCTGAGGCACCTAATGAGAGGGCTTCTATTTCTGTGTCCACATCATTTTGTTGTGTCATAACAATTACTGGAAGACTTGAAAAAACTCTATCCCTTTGATGAATTTTTAAAAACTCAAATCCATCCATAACAGGCATAACTAAATCTAATAAAATAGTAGCTATTTTATTATTTTCAGAACGAATAATATCTAGAGCCTCTTGCCCATTATTTGCTGACAAAACATTATAATCTTTTTCTAATATTTTCTCTAATATTTTTATGTTTATTTCATTATCATCAACTACTAATATCGTGTGTTTTTTACTAACCATAACTTCCCCTCCATACAAAGCAACCCTTAGATATTAGTATACTATATTTCATTTATTTTTCAAATAATTATTTTATAATATTGTTACCAACTTTATTTGGGAAATATTTTTTTACTAATTGCAAATATTCTCCACTTTTCAATACTTTATTAAAAGCCACTTCAAATTCTTCTTCTAATTTTTTATTGCCCTTCTTAAAAGCCATAGCTTCACCTGGAGAATCATCCATAATTGTATCAACTATTTTTAATTCTTTAGTTTTCTTAATATATTCTTTCCCACTATTTTCATCCATAACTACAGCATCTATTTTATTTTGATTTAATGATAATATTGCTCCTGCAAATGAATCAAACAAGACAACTTCCCCCCCTTGATTCTTATCTAACTCTTCTTGCTTTGATCCCAATTGAACTCCAACTTTTTTATCCTTTAAATCCTCTTTTTTTAATATACTACTTTCTTTATTAACAATAACTGAATGTCCTGTTCCAAAGGCCAAGTAAGGTTTTGAAAAATCAACTGCTTTTAATCTTTCTGAAGTTGGTGCCATTCCAGCAATAACAACGTCTATTTTATTACTTTGTAAAGCTGGTAATAATCCTGAAAAGCTCATATTTACCCATTTAATTTCATAGTTTAATTCTTTTGTCATAGCCTCCATTAACTCAATATCAAAACCTACTATTTTGTCCCCTTCTAAATATTCATAGGGTTTAAATTCTGCATTTGTTCCAACGTATATTTTTTTCATTCCAAAGCTAAAACTAAATGTTACAATTGTTAATATTAAAATCATTATTTTTTTCATATTTCATCCTCCTGGTATTTTTTATTAATTATTTATTTGGTTAAATTCTTTTTTCACTGCATTTAATAATTTTTTATCCTGTATTAAATCTTTTCCTGTTAATACCATTGCAAAGATAGCTTCTTTCATTCCTTTGTAAGCTTCTTCTGTCACACTGGCTCTAGCAAATTCTAAACTATGTCCAATTAAATCCTTTGAAGATATTGGAAAGTAAGAATGAATTGTAGGACATACATGACTAACATCTCCAGCATCTGTAGACCCATCTGAATTAGATAATTCTATTTCTTCTAATCCTATTTTTTGTAAATTTTTAGTATAAGTCTCTGATAATGTTTCATTTGTTATTAAATGTTTAAAAGTATATTCATAATTATTTATTTCTAATGTACATCCTGTGGCCATTGCTGCTCCTTTAGCACAATTTTTAACTTTTTCACTTAGAGCATACATTTCTTTTGTTGTTTTATCCCTAACATAGAAGTTAGCTACTCCTAAATCTGGAATAATATTTGCCGCTTCCCCCCCTTTTGAAATTATTCCATGTATTTTTGACGTTGCCTTTGTTTGTTGTCTCAAGGCATTTACACTATTAAATAATTGAATGACTGCGTCTAGTGCATTAATTCCATTATATGGATCCCCTGCTGCATGGGCTGTTTTCCCTATGAATTTAAATTCTAAAGCTTCAATAGCTTGACTAGATGAACTTTTTTTATGACATCTTCCTGTTGGATGGGATATGATTGCTACATCAATGTCATCAAAAACATGAGCCTTTGCCATATCCACTTTTGCTCCAAAATTTTCCTCTGCTGGAGTTCCTAAAACAACAATTTTTCCTCCATAATTATTTATGACATTTTTTAATATTACACCAGCTCCAATACTTGTTACTCCTAAAATATTATGACCACAACCATGTCCTATTTCAGGTAAGGCATCATATTCAGCCATAAAACAAATACAAGGTCCCTCTTTTCCACTGTCGTATTCAGCTCTATAAGCAGTTTTTATATTCGCATACTCTTTTGTTACTTTAAAACCTTTTTTTTCTAAAAATTCAATATGTGCCTTTGAAGATTTAAATTCCTTTCTTCCAATTTCTGGATTATTATATAAATATTCATTTAAAGCTTTTAATTCTGAAAATATTTTTTCAAATTCTTTTTCTAAATTTTCTAACATATTTACCTACCTTTTTTATTTTTTAAACAAAAAAAACCATTTTTAGATTTTATCTAAAAATGGTTTTAACTTTTATATATATTATAGTAATATTTATTAAAATTAATTTCACTTTTATCTATTAAATAGCAACCTAAAAAGACTATATGAATATTCTGAATCTAACTTAATATTCCTTTGTCTCCTTGTGTTCTTTAACATAATATAAACTCCTTATTTTTAATTTCTAGTATTATAAGGCTTATTGCCCCTATTGTCAAATATTTTTTTAATATTTATAAGCTAAATCTATTTTTTTATTTAATAATTGTTCATTAATAATTGTTTTTTTATTATTCACCTTAAAAATAATTTTACTTTCTATATTTTTATTTGCTTTTATTCTATTTAAACTTTTTAAAGAAGATACTTCTAAAAAATTTGGAGACAAGTATTCTATAACTTTTAAATTCAAAGGATTTTCTTCTGTTTCTTTAAATAAAAATATTGTATCCTCATTTAAATAATTTAGAAAATTATCAATTTTTCCCCAATCTTTAGCCTCTTTT comes from Fusobacterium sp. IOR10 and encodes:
- a CDS encoding EAL domain-containing protein, which encodes MVSKKHTILVVDDNEINIKILEKILEKDYNVLSANNGQEALDIIRSENNKIATILLDLVMPVMDGFEFLKIHQRDRVFSSLPVIVMTQQNDVDTEIEALSLGASDFLPKPYNPIIIKHRIKNIIELIQNSLLVNTLEKDSLTNLYTKEAFFGYVEKYLKDSKADFDLIGLNIERFKLVNDIFGMKEGDRLLEFIAKLIEKKFGDYEVVCSRAVADQFYIFINRDADYINILYEIEREIKAYNLNIEISIHFGVYQINNKKVPISIMCDRVKLAIDSIKGKYNMLYSRYDEKLIEKIKAEQELLNCMEESLKNKDFKVYLQPKSNLITGEVVGAEALIRWVHKDLGFITPNRFIPLFEKNGFITNIDMFVLEEVCSKLKNWIDRGVKPIRISINLSRVDIYNPNLIKMMMVIINKYEVPIEYISLEITETSYTENSKQLITVVKNLKKIGFNIEMDDFGSGYSSLNMLEELPIDILKLDIKFLETSSKTKNNIGILNFVVGLGKWLDLSLIVEGVETIEQVNYLKSIGYTYGQGYYFAKPMPKDDFEKYLIENRNKKEILNIGNDFKNKFIPLIEIEEILNPNSQFSKIFESEMSVLSVQEYSNGNLSTIRANKRFFKRMNITSEMIYDKNLNLFKLVHEDDIFETKENLNEVVSTNKGLLTELRLKNLNNLNDYFKIQVRVIPLEITQLKSILLFSYENIEKVI
- a CDS encoding transporter substrate-binding domain-containing protein, with the protein product MKKIMILILTIVTFSFSFGMKKIYVGTNAEFKPYEYLEGDKIVGFDIELMEAMTKELNYEIKWVNMSFSGLLPALQSNKIDVVIAGMAPTSERLKAVDFSKPYLAFGTGHSVIVNKESSILKKEDLKDKKVGVQLGSKQEELDKNQGGEVVLFDSFAGAILSLNQNKIDAVVMDENSGKEYIKKTKELKIVDTIMDDSPGEAMAFKKGNKKLEEEFEVAFNKVLKSGEYLQLVKKYFPNKVGNNIIK
- a CDS encoding M20 family metallopeptidase translates to MLENLEKEFEKIFSELKALNEYLYNNPEIGRKEFKSSKAHIEFLEKKGFKVTKEYANIKTAYRAEYDSGKEGPCICFMAEYDALPEIGHGCGHNILGVTSIGAGVILKNVINNYGGKIVVLGTPAEENFGAKVDMAKAHVFDDIDVAIISHPTGRCHKKSSSSQAIEALEFKFIGKTAHAAGDPYNGINALDAVIQLFNSVNALRQQTKATSKIHGIISKGGEAANIIPDLGVANFYVRDKTTKEMYALSEKVKNCAKGAAMATGCTLEINNYEYTFKHLITNETLSETYTKNLQKIGLEEIELSNSDGSTDAGDVSHVCPTIHSYFPISSKDLIGHSLEFARASVTEEAYKGMKEAIFAMVLTGKDLIQDKKLLNAVKKEFNQINN